A genomic stretch from Argiope bruennichi chromosome 2, qqArgBrue1.1, whole genome shotgun sequence includes:
- the LOC129962160 gene encoding uncharacterized protein K02A2.6-like codes for MRKGVEYLISNCIECILVNKKRGKSEGLLNLIPKDDVPFSTYHVDFLGPLPSTNKKYNHILTVVDAFTKFTWIYPVKSTSSQNAIEKLKQQEIAFGNPNRIVTDKGSAFASKEFQEYCDTEKIQHLSITTGIPRGNGQVEKNHGTIIPVLAKLSIDDTTKWFKFVPAVQKTLNSTVSRSTQRTPFELLAGVKLRTKQDLQILELLEQENINSFITDRENIRDDAKKNILKIQEENRRTYNKNRKTAHQYKKGDLVAIRRTQFGTGLKLRPKFFGPYEVLQVKPKAYDVKKVFLQIPSPLWPAGSVRTACSMSHYATPSTSPADGSSVPTRNISEANGRRETLAARVCELRS; via the exons ATGCGTAAAGGCGTAGAATATCTCATATCGAATTGCATTGAATGTATTCTCGTGAACAAAAAGCGAGGTAAAAGTGAAGGATTATTAAACCTCATTCCAAAAGACGATGTACCTTTCAGTACATACCACGTTGACTTTTTAGGACCCCTGCCTTCgactaataaaaaatacaaccaCATTCTTACAGTAGTCGATGCATTCACAAAATTTACTTGGATCTATCCTGTTAAATCTACATCTTCACAAAACGCCATAGAGAAACTCAAACAACAAGAAATAGCATTCGGAAATCCAAATCGGATCGTAACAGATAAAGGCAGTGCATTCGCATCTAAAGAGTTTCAAGAATATTGTGACActgaaaaaattcaacatttaagtATTACAACCGGAATTCCCCGCGGTAATGGACAAGTGGAAAAAAATCATGGTACAATTATTCCAGTTTTAGCCAAACTTTCTATTGATGACACTACCAAATGGTTCAAATTCGTCCCCGCAGTCCAAAAGACACTTAACTCTACAGTTTCAAGGAGTACACAAAGAACACCTTTTGAGCTTTTAGCAGGAGTAAAGCTCAGAACCAAACAAGATTTACAAATCCTTGAGCTTCTCGAACAGGAGAACATCAACTCTTTTATAACTGATCGTGAGAATATCCGAGATGATGCCAAAAAGAACATCCTAAAAATCCAAGAGGAGAATCGACGTACTTACAATAAGAACCGAAAAACTGCTCATCAGTATAAAAAAGGTGATTTGGTGGCAATACGAAGGACCCAGTTTGGAACTGGCTTAAAACTGCGACCAAAATTTTTTGGCCCATATGAAGTGCTACAAGTCAAGCCTAAAGCCTATGATGTTAAAAAA gtttttcttcaaattccctCTCCGCTTTGGCCAGCTGGAAGTGTCAGGACGGCCTGTAGTATGAGCCACTATGCTACTCCCTCTACCTCACcggcagatggcagtagtgttccaACTAGAAATATAAGTGAGGCAAACGGCAGAAGAGAGACACTTGCTGCGAGAGTGTGTGAGCTTCGAAGTTGA